DNA from Halorarum salinum:
CTCGTTCATCTTCAACGCCGACACCACGGAGGGGACGATCACGGTCGGAGAGGACGACGAGTACAACTACGAGAGTGGGTCTGGCGGCATCGCCGAGGGTGGTGCCATCCGGGACGACAGCGAAGACCCCTCGACGGTCAGCTGGGACTGCAAGAAGGTCGGCCGGGGGGCCAGGATCACCGACGAGATGACGCGCCACGCCCGGATCGACATCATCGAGCGGGAGGTGCAGCGTCTCGGCCGCGTCACCGAAAACGACATGAACCGCATCTGGCTGAACGAACTCGTCGACGGCGCCAACCAGAACCACGACACGGCGGGCTCCGATCAGGGCGTCCCCGCGCTGAACGGTGGCGTCACCGAGGTCGACAAGCAGGACTTCATGCCGGACACGTTCGTGTCCCACCCCGAGTTCCGGGGCGTGCTCTTCGACGACTCCAATCTCGTCGAGGTCAACCGCGCTGGCCAGGACGCCGAGCTACGCGAGCGCGAACTGGCTCGGGTCATGGGCATCGACCACCTGCCGATGACCGGGTCGGCCTACGACTCCAGTACGAACTCGTGGAGTTACGACACCGACGGCGACTACGGTGCGGTCGTCTACCAGCAGGAGCACATGTGGCTGGTCATCGAACAGGACATCGAGATCAAGGACTACGAGGACCCCATCCGGGACCTCCAGGGCGTCAACGCCCGGGCGTGGGTCGACGCGGACTACGCACAGACCGACGCTGCAGCAACCGTCGAATATTAAGCGGCCTACCGAGGCCGGAGACCATCCATGAAATTCCCACGGTCGACGAAGGGGACCAGATCCCTCGACGAGCGGTGGCACCGGAAGGCCGAACAGGCGAAGCGAACCACAACCGGCCTCGACGAGTGGTCCGACCGAGAGATCGAACGCTGGGACCTGGACGACCCCGCCCGGAAGCCGACGGGCCGGAAGCACCCGGAGACGTGGCGCTACGACAAGCCACTCCGCCGGGTCAATCGGAGTTCGGGCGGCGATCGGCGGCGTGACGCCCGCGAGAACCAGGACATCGGCGACGCCGAGGAGGACCGCGCATGACTGACGTCCTCCCGACGACGGTCCACAACCTCGAACGCGACGACCGCTCGCCGTGCTGTGACGCACAACTCGTGCTGGTGAGCCCGCCGAACGGCTACGAGTGTCGCGAGTGCTACGAACGCTACGACCTCGATGACGGACCGGACCAGTGCCAGACCGTCATGGACAACGGCGAGGTGTGCGGGAGAGACCGCCCGTGTCAGTACCATGACTGAGGTGACACTCTCGTGTGGCTGCCGGACCATGCGAACCGACGCCGAGAACTTCGGCACGCTCGTCTGCCCCAGGCACGGCGAGCAGGGGTTCACAACTCATGGTTGAGGTCGACGACATCCAGGCCGTCTACGGCGAGCAGGAGCCGGCGCTCAGCACTGACAAGAAGCAGGAACTCGCCGATATGGCCGGCCGCATCCGGACGACCGTATTCGGCGGGCGGGTGACGCGTCAGTCCGAGCTCGAGGGCAACCCCGACGACTTCGAGGCGTACCTCGGCGCGCACCTCTGGGAGATCGCGGAGGGCGGCGAAGCCCAGTCGCAGTCCCAGACGGGCGGGAGCGTCAACTTCCAGCACCTTCAGACGAACGTCGAGAGCACGCTCAGCGAGACGCGGTACGGCCGCGTCTGCCTGATGATGCTCCGGTCGAACGCCTCCATCGGCATCGTCCGAGCCGACTACTGACACCCTCATGCTCTCGACCAGCATCCGAACGAGGCGGACGTCGAACCTCGGCCAGAAGGTGTCGCGTGGCGTTCGCCGCGGGATGCGTGAGGCGGCCGACGTCGGCTACGCCGTCTCACAGGACGAGGCCCCGAAAGACCGCGGTGCTGGTGGCGGGCTCATGGGCTCGGGCGTCGAGCCCACCTGGGTCGGCGACACGCTCGTGTGGGGCTACACGGCCGAGCACGCCCGCCCGGTCGAGGACGGGACCGCGCCGCACTATCCCCCGATCGAGCCGCTGAAGGGCTGGGCCAGGCGCGTCCTCGGCGACGAGGGAGCGGCGTACGCGGTCCAGGAAACGATCGCCCAGGAGGGTACCGAGGCCCAGCCGTACGTCGAGCCGGGCTTCGAGGCGAATGCCGCGGAACTCAGACAGCGCGGGCTCACAGAGCACATCGACGGCGAACTATGAACGACGACCAGGCCGACCAGGTTGTGCAGTGCCTCGTCGGCATCGGCGCCGAACTCACGGCCATCCGGCAGGAACTCCAGCGCCTCAACGACGAGGTGCCCGAACCTGGGCCGGACGTCGAGACGTTCGAGTGCCGGTTCTGCGACCACGTCCCACACGGCGAGGGCATGGCCGAGCGGCACGCCGTCGACGGCCACAACGCGCCCCATAGCGCGTGGGAGGAAACGTACGAATGAGCGCCACCTCTGCGTCCGACGACCCCGTGCAGACGGTTATCGACCTGCTCTCAGGGACCGCCGAGGCCGACTGGCCCGGTGGGATCAAACCCGACCCGATCGAACCCCAGTGGGAGTCGGACTTCCGGACCAAGTCGAACCGGAGCGCCCCGGCGGCGTACGTGTACAGCCCCGAAGACGGGTCTCGAGAGCAGTTCGGCGCCGAGTACGAGACGGTCGACCAGACCGAGACCGTCCGGGTCGTCGTGTGGGCGCCCGACGAGACCGCCACGAACGCCGTGTCGAGCGACGCCATCGCCATCCTCGAGGACTACGCGAACGACACTCGCGAGAACACGGAGTGGGTGACGATTCGCCCCTCGCCTGTCGACGACCGTCGAGCGGAGATGCTGGCCCGGCGGGCGGACCAGGCCGTCGTCGCGGTCGACGTCGAACTCCGCCGCGACGATAGCACCGGCACGTAACCGACCGATTCCAGATACAGAGACACAACACATGGCAGCACAAGCCTACTTCGGCGACAGCATGACCCTCACGGTCACAGCCCCCGACGGGTCGACTGACGTCCCCGTCGCCGGGCTCCAGGGCGTGTCGTTCATGCTATCCGCCGAACACATCGAACTGTTCACCGCCGACTCCATCGAGTGGGAGGCGGTCAAGAAACGAGAACTGAGAATCCCCACCGAGGTGGAGTACGCGAAGTTCGACGAGTCGTTCGCCCAGTGGTGGATGGGCGTCGACAGCGCCGGGACGTCCGTCGAGGACACCTCGGACGTTGCGTTCTTCCAGATCGACGGGACGATCACCAGTTCGGACGGCAGCTCCACCATCGAGGCTACCGTCGACGACGTCTACTTCGAAGAGCTACCGCTCTTCGAGGCTGAGGAGGGCGAGTGGATCGCCCAGAGCCTCTCGGGGACCGGCAAGACCGTGAGCAACTTCGCCCCGCAGGCGTGACCATGGCCCAGGAACTGCCGGACGAACTCACGAACCTGAGCGAAGAGGAGAAGGAGGCACGCAAGCAGCGCCTCCTCGACGAGTCACGCCAGACGCGCCAGGACCTCGAAGCCGAGCAGCAGGACCTACTCGACTCGCTCGGCGAGGAACACGGCGGCGACCTCATCGAGACGACCGTCACGCTCCCTGGAGACAACGTCGCGACCATCGAGGTGCTGATCAACGGCGAGTTGATCAATCGGATGTCGCGGGTCGAGTCGATGCTATCCGCGCTCGACGACCCCCAGCCGGGCGATCTTGAGAAGATCGAGCGGGCGATGGACGACGCCGCGGGCGTCCTTGCCGACATGACTGTGGAGGCGAAGTACAGCAAGGAGGTGTTCTACGAGGTCTACCGGCTGCACGGTCCCGAAGCCCTGGGGACCCACGTCGAGGCGGCGTTCGACGCCATCGAGGCGGAAATGGAGCGGAGGTCCGGAACGGCCAACGGGTTTCGCGAGGAGTAAGCGCGGCCTCGTGCTCGCGCTGGCGTGTGACCTCACGGGGAGCTGGCCTGCGGAGGCCATGGAACGAAGTCAGACCGAGTTGATGCTCACCGCCCGGCTGGCGTCCCGACTTCGGAACGAGGAATCGAAGCGGTTCAGGAACTGAGTGAGGGGTCTGCTGCTGTCCGATCCTTCTTTTTGTACACACTGTACAGGAACCCCCCACTCACGGCAGCGACACCCCCGAAGAAGATGACGCCGAATGCGGCCGTCGACAGCGCCGCCCCAGAGAACGGGAGGAGGACGCTAATCAGCGCGATGGTCGCGGAGATCGCGAACACCGGATAGCAGACGAGCGTGATGATGCCACCGGAGAGTTTCCCACGATTGCCGGGCTCGAACCCGCATTCGGGGCAGCGAGCCGCCTCGGCATCGATCGCCGACCGGCACTTCTCGCACGTGGCGGTTGTATCGCCCATACCTAACGTCGGAAACAAAACACAATAAGCGTTCCCGCACTAATGTCAACGAGCGAAGCATACGAACTGGCGGTACAGATGCGGCCCGAGGGCATCGGCGAAACCCAGAGTGGCCTCGAAGGCGTCGGAGGGCAGTTCGACGAGACGGCCGGGAGCGTCGGCGACTCCGCATCGGAAATGGAGGGCTTCTCGCAGGCGTGGGCCGGCGCTATGTCGGCCATCGTCGCTGGGCTGGCCGTCGCCGCGGCGGGCCTGCTCACGCAGGTCCCCGTCATCGGCGAGCTGATGGCCAGTCTCGTCAGCGTCATCCAGGCGGTGGCGTTCCAGATGGACGGGGTCCTCCGGCCCGTCATCACTCCACTCGCGGACTTCTTCTACCAGCTCTCGGCAGCCATCTTCGAAGCCGAGGGTATCATGGGGACGATCATCGGCGTGGTCGCCTCCGTCGCGGCCATCCTGACGACGGTCGTCGGCGTCATCGCTGCTGTAGGCGCACAGCTGGGCGTGTTCGCCTCGACGGGGGCGGGCGTCATCTCCATCCTCGGATCGATCGCGAGCGCAATCGGGACCGTCGTCGGCATCATCGCGGCTGCCATCGCCTCGATCGGCGCGCTCGCAGCCGCGGTGGTCGTCGCGGTCGCGGCGATCGTCGCCTTCGCGGCCGCCTACCTGACCAACTTCCGCGGTGTCCGTGACAAGACCGACGCGTTCGTCGCCGACATGGCAGCCGCCATCTCCGGATTCGTCAGCGAC
Protein-coding regions in this window:
- a CDS encoding phage major capsid protein, with translation MTRLDAQRKLRQHGQTGNWRFKGLLLANLSGTGVSRQDVAKAWPTKPSEYRFLQANPGYSPEQEATRTAIVEEGSEEHHMLSDYADDELEEVDHELHEAHVDRSIQHMLFATSTPEEVDVLFRDQLADVVAEGARQRQMARNGSFIFNADTTEGTITVGEDDEYNYESGSGGIAEGGAIRDDSEDPSTVSWDCKKVGRGARITDEMTRHARIDIIEREVQRLGRVTENDMNRIWLNELVDGANQNHDTAGSDQGVPALNGGVTEVDKQDFMPDTFVSHPEFRGVLFDDSNLVEVNRAGQDAELRERELARVMGIDHLPMTGSAYDSSTNSWSYDTDGDYGAVVYQQEHMWLVIEQDIEIKDYEDPIRDLQGVNARAWVDADYAQTDAAATVEY